Proteins from a single region of Bdellovibrio bacteriovorus HD100:
- a CDS encoding cysteine rich repeat-containing protein, whose product MDHRVLVGMLTLLFTLIFIFSIEALAQTEKTALDPCRADLSRFCQDVEPGGGNFLKCLNDHKDKLTTDCRLRSQRLHELMMELRRACNNDLLQFCDMLKPGEGRILRCLKDNSRQLSNSCTVGIRNALEARKALKENQWP is encoded by the coding sequence ATGGATCATCGTGTTCTGGTTGGAATGCTCACGCTCCTTTTTACACTGATTTTCATATTCTCTATTGAAGCCCTGGCTCAGACAGAAAAGACGGCTCTGGACCCCTGCCGTGCAGACTTAAGCCGCTTTTGCCAGGATGTCGAACCCGGCGGCGGAAATTTTTTGAAGTGTTTGAACGATCACAAAGACAAGCTGACCACGGACTGCCGCCTGCGCAGCCAACGGCTGCACGAACTGATGATGGAACTTCGTCGCGCCTGCAACAACGATCTGCTGCAGTTCTGCGATATGCTCAAACCCGGAGAAGGGCGCATCCTGCGCTGCTTGAAAGACAACAGCCGTCAGCTTTCCAATTCATGCACAGTGGGAATTCGCAACGCCCTGGAGGCGCGCAAAGCACTGAAGGAAAATCAATGGCCATAA
- a CDS encoding class I SAM-dependent methyltransferase gives MDMIKNRLEKNYKKLKNWAERAQIEAYRLYDRDIPEYPYIVDIYKDHFLIYDKSDLRDLEKNHLPHVQEALKALFKCDDSKIVIKKRERQEGLKQYEKLDAKEETFVVRESQALLKVNLYDYLDTGLFLDHRPMRQKVFKSVKDKKFLNLFCYTGSVSVFAALGGAITTSVDMSQTYLRWAQENFQLNNLDPAKHNFINADVLEWLRNTKSPNTFDVIFLDPPTFSNSKKMDDTFEVERDQEFLVESCMNMLRPEGILYFSNNKRKFKISPAVLSKYKVKEITAESIPQDFHDKKIHNCFEIRSN, from the coding sequence ATGGACATGATCAAAAACCGCCTCGAGAAAAACTACAAAAAACTGAAAAACTGGGCTGAGCGCGCCCAGATCGAGGCGTACCGTCTGTATGACCGGGACATTCCCGAGTACCCGTATATCGTCGACATCTACAAGGATCACTTCCTGATCTACGACAAAAGCGACCTGCGTGATCTTGAAAAGAACCACCTGCCTCACGTGCAAGAGGCCTTAAAAGCCCTGTTCAAATGTGACGACAGCAAGATCGTGATTAAAAAACGTGAACGCCAGGAAGGCCTGAAGCAATACGAAAAGCTCGACGCTAAGGAAGAAACCTTTGTCGTGCGTGAATCCCAGGCGCTGCTAAAAGTGAACCTTTACGACTATCTGGACACCGGCCTGTTCCTGGATCACCGTCCGATGCGCCAGAAGGTGTTTAAATCCGTCAAAGACAAGAAGTTCCTGAATTTGTTCTGCTATACCGGCTCGGTCAGCGTGTTTGCCGCCTTGGGTGGCGCCATCACCACCAGCGTGGACATGTCTCAAACCTACCTGCGCTGGGCCCAGGAAAATTTCCAACTGAACAATCTGGATCCGGCCAAACACAACTTCATCAACGCCGACGTTCTGGAGTGGCTGCGAAACACAAAATCGCCGAACACTTTCGACGTGATCTTCCTGGATCCACCGACGTTCTCAAACTCGAAGAAAATGGACGACACCTTCGAGGTGGAAAGGGATCAGGAATTCCTGGTGGAAAGCTGCATGAACATGCTGCGACCAGAGGGAATACTCTATTTCTCCAACAACAAACGTAAATTTAAAATTTCTCCGGCCGTTCTGTCCAAATACAAGGTGAAGGAAATCACCGCCGAGAGCATCCCTCAGGACTTCCACGACAAAAAAATACACAACTGTTTCGAGATCAGAAGCAACTAG
- a CDS encoding DUF1214 domain-containing protein, translating into MWQWSKCVFVFVLTASLFAGSAVIAADKTDRISDKDVVDAYAYYLGRLLVLRQEHLDFRDEGLRWNKIIHRSVGGVKWANPNLDVAYSEAWVGLDKNSCTMLEIPKITGRYYTIQTLNGWGETTSNINERTFPRHASGKFAYCLPDSTVALGPDVQKVVLPSAKSRILARVELGSDPAQAVALQKEIKLYATGTPVLPKTVVTPIFTNKNLPGIAVFDNASAVLASEADINPGMDELQVKVRAIQDAAKGTERNRLNEVIRKRAIPDFVSQFAKFGTVGNGWHYPKVVGNYGSDYRARTVVNFGGIWANNSKEVIYYKTHTDGQSIELNGSNAYTMTFPKDQLPQSLVRYFWSVIVVDAEKFQVVPNSLNRYNLNNHSSLRTNADGSLTLVFANKLPSGYAQTNWLPTPAGKNYHLTLRFYGPAKELESGRYFPPPLVKVGGSLAKADRNSTILK; encoded by the coding sequence ATGTGGCAGTGGTCGAAGTGTGTTTTTGTTTTCGTGCTGACAGCGTCCCTGTTTGCGGGATCGGCAGTCATCGCCGCGGATAAAACCGATCGTATCAGTGACAAGGATGTGGTGGATGCCTACGCCTACTATCTGGGACGCCTGCTGGTGTTGCGTCAGGAGCATCTTGATTTTCGCGATGAAGGTTTACGCTGGAACAAAATCATCCATCGCTCCGTCGGCGGAGTGAAATGGGCCAATCCCAATCTGGATGTGGCATACAGTGAAGCGTGGGTGGGTCTGGATAAAAACTCCTGCACCATGCTGGAGATTCCAAAAATCACGGGACGCTATTACACCATTCAAACTTTGAATGGCTGGGGTGAAACCACCTCGAACATCAATGAACGAACCTTCCCTCGTCATGCCTCGGGAAAATTTGCTTATTGTCTGCCTGACAGCACGGTGGCCTTAGGCCCGGATGTGCAGAAAGTGGTATTGCCAAGTGCGAAGTCGCGCATTCTGGCGCGCGTGGAGCTGGGTTCGGATCCCGCGCAGGCCGTGGCATTGCAGAAGGAAATAAAGCTGTACGCGACAGGCACACCGGTCCTGCCAAAAACGGTGGTGACACCGATATTTACCAATAAAAATCTTCCTGGCATTGCTGTCTTTGATAATGCCTCGGCTGTGCTTGCCAGTGAGGCCGACATCAATCCGGGAATGGATGAACTGCAGGTGAAGGTTCGCGCTATTCAAGATGCCGCAAAGGGGACTGAGCGAAACCGACTGAATGAAGTCATTCGCAAACGGGCTATTCCTGATTTTGTCAGTCAGTTTGCAAAATTTGGAACTGTAGGCAATGGCTGGCATTATCCCAAGGTGGTGGGGAACTATGGTTCTGACTATCGCGCCCGCACGGTGGTAAATTTTGGTGGCATCTGGGCCAACAACAGCAAGGAAGTAATCTATTACAAGACCCATACCGACGGTCAAAGTATAGAATTAAACGGGTCTAATGCCTATACGATGACTTTCCCGAAAGATCAGTTGCCGCAGTCTTTGGTGCGGTATTTCTGGTCGGTTATTGTGGTGGATGCCGAAAAGTTCCAGGTGGTGCCGAATTCCTTGAATCGCTACAATCTGAACAACCATTCAAGCTTAAGAACCAATGCCGACGGGTCGCTGACGCTGGTATTTGCGAACAAGCTGCCCTCAGGGTATGCGCAGACCAACTGGCTGCCCACTCCGGCTGGGAAGAACTATCATCTGACTTTGCGGTTCTATGGCCCCGCAAAAGAGCTTGAAAGCGGCCGATACTTCCCTCCACCTCTGGTGAAGGTTGGTGGTTCCCTGGCCAAAGCCGATCGCAATTCAACCATTCTGAAATAA
- a CDS encoding BamA/TamA family outer membrane protein, with protein MKSRIEVLLLLALSFSANAQNSSSEEGPRIIWEESSDLLDDDKALPVNPAQPTPFNAIQKKDKNEFVIAPIPFLNPSQGWGIALMGQYIFTLKEDESPPSIVGGGAFYTEKHSYGGGLAYSGKLANDQWRVGLATGKATVFYDFYGIGYNQNKQNLSVPLKQEVDFAGIRLMKQITNKLFLGLELIGAEITTGIESENIPAGLTDKLVAKTNFVAPNLKAERDTRNDSFYPTEGSLFDLQAEFHSEDLHDNTTYQTYKIAWNQYIQLAPFSVFAYRLMARFAYGDAPFYSLSMFGQGGDLRGYETGKYRDKMMWAAQGEYRYRFSDRWGGVAFAGAGQLAPKVSDFEGAAFLGSGGLGVRFKIAQKNPVDFRFDTAYGDQKISYYFSVGQAF; from the coding sequence ATGAAGTCCAGGATCGAAGTCCTGCTTTTACTGGCTCTTTCTTTTTCGGCAAATGCCCAAAATTCTTCCTCTGAAGAAGGTCCCCGCATAATTTGGGAAGAATCATCGGACCTTCTGGATGATGATAAAGCCCTTCCTGTAAATCCTGCTCAACCGACCCCATTCAATGCCATACAGAAAAAAGACAAAAACGAATTTGTTATTGCGCCAATTCCCTTTTTGAATCCCAGTCAGGGTTGGGGAATCGCACTCATGGGTCAGTATATTTTCACTCTAAAAGAAGATGAAAGCCCGCCTTCCATTGTCGGCGGAGGCGCTTTCTACACCGAGAAACATTCTTATGGAGGAGGCCTCGCCTATTCTGGAAAACTGGCCAACGACCAGTGGCGCGTGGGCCTGGCCACAGGGAAGGCCACTGTTTTCTATGACTTTTATGGCATTGGCTATAATCAAAACAAACAGAACCTCTCCGTTCCCCTGAAACAGGAAGTAGACTTTGCCGGAATCCGGCTTATGAAACAGATCACCAACAAACTTTTTCTTGGGCTGGAGCTGATCGGCGCCGAAATCACCACCGGAATTGAGTCAGAAAATATTCCCGCCGGACTGACGGACAAACTGGTCGCCAAAACAAATTTCGTTGCTCCGAATCTGAAGGCCGAACGCGACACCCGCAATGACAGCTTTTATCCAACCGAAGGATCCCTGTTTGATCTGCAGGCCGAATTTCACAGTGAAGACCTGCACGACAACACCACCTACCAGACTTATAAGATTGCCTGGAATCAGTATATTCAACTGGCCCCGTTTTCTGTTTTTGCTTATCGCCTGATGGCCCGCTTCGCATATGGAGATGCGCCTTTTTACAGTCTGAGCATGTTTGGCCAGGGTGGCGACTTGCGCGGCTATGAAACCGGGAAATACCGGGACAAGATGATGTGGGCGGCTCAAGGCGAATATCGCTATCGTTTCTCCGATCGCTGGGGGGGCGTCGCTTTCGCTGGCGCAGGCCAACTGGCCCCCAAAGTTTCGGACTTTGAAGGCGCCGCCTTTTTGGGAAGCGGTGGACTGGGTGTGCGTTTTAAAATAGCACAAAAGAATCCAGTCGACTTCCGGTTTGACACAGCCTACGGCGATCAGAAAATCAGCTACTACTTCAGCGTCGGTCAGGCCTTCTGA
- a CDS encoding YiiX/YebB-like N1pC/P60 family cysteine hydrolase yields the protein MRFAIVLLCALTAFVGACSSFKSSTERAPAATYYVDPQYYDLQVLMSEALSFRAQALRFADEKKLGQTGDISLSRSEGEWVRAMGAQYLETRKKLMDLAIAEGEYFAGKNQVKLEPYKGTKTVKKERFVRKDTWETYNVLNVDPKDAQGEKQIFRMQMALASALLLMDNYLVAIQPFNENSSLRYVLNYDVPQKRALQAIADSYSSTQRRDQIENAIKFVDSVMAWRRANGVKTSPEETQLYTLTQSSIWYLAVKNDKTGTGFKDAIANLWNRLTLRGKRGVRAVSYGVSMGFGNMVGLVESRKGYLYSMSQSEKANLVAEMKPLDILMEKTPFRLTDKMIPGHYGHVAIWLGTEEQLKDLRVWDQIPANIQAKIRSGHRIVEALRPGVELNTLEHFLNIDDFLVVRDTRTNITDEYRRKAILQAIAQIGKEYDFNFDVHTHTRIVCSEIAYVVFGDVKWPLEETLRRYTISPDNVAQLAIGNQRTFEPVIMYYDGKRVYKDLPYSLGLLLKADDQHYAEFKKFQNL from the coding sequence ATGCGTTTCGCTATTGTTCTGTTGTGTGCACTCACAGCATTTGTTGGCGCTTGTTCTTCGTTCAAATCTTCCACAGAAAGAGCCCCGGCAGCCACATATTATGTAGATCCTCAATACTATGACCTGCAGGTTTTGATGTCCGAAGCCCTGAGCTTCCGTGCCCAGGCACTGCGTTTTGCTGATGAAAAGAAACTGGGACAGACCGGTGACATCAGCTTGAGCCGTTCTGAAGGGGAATGGGTTCGGGCCATGGGGGCCCAGTATCTGGAAACACGCAAGAAGCTGATGGATCTTGCCATTGCTGAAGGCGAGTACTTCGCAGGCAAGAATCAAGTCAAACTGGAACCTTACAAGGGCACCAAGACGGTCAAAAAAGAACGTTTCGTTCGTAAGGATACTTGGGAGACCTACAACGTTCTGAATGTGGACCCGAAGGATGCTCAGGGTGAAAAACAGATCTTCCGCATGCAGATGGCCTTGGCTTCGGCTCTGCTTCTGATGGACAACTATCTGGTGGCGATTCAGCCATTCAATGAGAACTCTTCTTTGCGCTATGTTCTGAACTATGACGTTCCTCAAAAGCGTGCCTTGCAGGCGATTGCGGATTCCTATTCCTCCACGCAACGTCGTGACCAGATCGAAAATGCGATCAAATTTGTCGACTCTGTGATGGCCTGGCGCCGTGCCAACGGGGTCAAGACCAGCCCGGAAGAAACACAGCTTTACACACTCACCCAGTCCAGCATCTGGTACCTGGCGGTTAAGAATGACAAAACCGGTACCGGTTTTAAAGATGCCATTGCCAATCTGTGGAATCGCCTGACCCTGCGTGGAAAACGCGGTGTGCGTGCGGTTTCTTACGGTGTCAGCATGGGCTTTGGTAACATGGTCGGTTTGGTGGAAAGCCGCAAGGGCTATCTTTATAGCATGTCCCAGTCTGAAAAGGCCAATCTGGTTGCCGAAATGAAGCCGTTGGATATTTTAATGGAGAAAACTCCGTTCCGTCTGACTGACAAGATGATTCCTGGGCACTACGGTCACGTGGCGATCTGGTTGGGAACTGAAGAGCAGTTGAAAGACCTGCGAGTGTGGGATCAAATTCCAGCCAACATTCAGGCCAAAATCCGCTCCGGTCATCGCATCGTGGAAGCTCTGCGCCCGGGTGTTGAGCTGAATACGCTGGAGCACTTCCTGAATATTGACGACTTCCTGGTGGTTCGCGACACTCGTACCAACATTACGGATGAATATCGTCGCAAGGCCATTTTGCAGGCGATTGCCCAAATCGGGAAAGAGTATGACTTCAATTTCGACGTGCACACTCACACCCGCATTGTTTGCTCCGAGATCGCGTATGTGGTCTTTGGTGATGTGAAATGGCCTTTGGAAGAAACTCTGCGCCGTTACACCATCAGCCCGGACAACGTGGCGCAACTGGCAATTGGCAACCAAAGAACTTTCGAACCGGTGATCATGTATTACGACGGTAAACGCGTTTACAAAGATCTGCCTTATTCTTTGGGCCTTCTTCTAAAAGCCGACGATCAACACTACGCTGAATTCAAAAAATTCCAGAATCTTTAG
- a CDS encoding Bd3614 family nucleic acid deaminase yields MAFVEDKGTVYFARFPVGVAAPSSAVVKLLQGLFDRFVDHSFFILRQRIYTTAGLTEMCRGMVKVVAKRITENIRPRDHGELAGLQFVEIGDASQILLPVAYLSQENQKSIQEVAGWLGSHAAVIPARQLELASGLARWVPRGSVLHDYDRDIAAFLLNDQGQLLSYGVNSNSKNKTLHAEVNLVQRLHRETGRPIPAGAVLYSTHKPCKMCAGMIYHWCEDPSQLKVYYSVEEKGGLSRQTVLDQHGLNHHISK; encoded by the coding sequence GTGGCCTTTGTTGAAGACAAGGGAACCGTTTATTTTGCCCGGTTTCCTGTCGGGGTGGCGGCGCCGTCATCGGCTGTGGTCAAGCTGCTGCAGGGGCTGTTTGATCGCTTTGTGGATCACAGCTTTTTCATTCTGCGCCAGCGTATTTACACCACCGCCGGTCTGACAGAGATGTGCCGGGGGATGGTCAAGGTCGTCGCCAAACGAATCACAGAAAACATCAGGCCCCGCGATCACGGGGAATTGGCCGGGCTGCAATTTGTGGAAATCGGCGATGCCAGTCAGATTCTCTTGCCGGTCGCGTATCTGAGTCAGGAAAATCAAAAGTCCATCCAGGAAGTTGCCGGCTGGCTGGGTTCCCATGCCGCCGTGATCCCCGCCCGACAGTTGGAGCTGGCGTCCGGCCTGGCCCGATGGGTTCCCCGCGGAAGTGTGCTGCATGACTATGACCGCGACATTGCTGCCTTTTTGCTGAATGATCAGGGGCAGTTGCTGAGTTATGGGGTGAACTCAAATTCAAAAAACAAAACACTGCATGCGGAAGTGAATCTGGTGCAGCGTCTGCACCGTGAAACCGGACGGCCCATTCCGGCGGGAGCGGTTCTGTATTCCACTCACAAGCCGTGCAAGATGTGCGCAGGCATGATCTATCATTGGTGCGAGGATCCTTCACAACTGAAGGTCTATTATTCCGTCGAGGAAAAAGGCGGGCTTTCACGCCAGACCGTTCTGGATCAGCACGGTCTTAATCATCACATCAGTAAATAG
- a CDS encoding PAS domain-containing hybrid sensor histidine kinase/response regulator gives MTHSVYEALLNSNAVIEFDNQGYILWANPNFLNLMEYELDEIEGRHHSIFLPEFHQHELEYQEMWNQLAEGHAQAGEFKRLTKKNREVWIQGSYTPVRNLQGEISKIVKMAVDITEKKSLADNLEKKNKELLGAATKAKAATDAKTVFLANMSHEIRTPLNSIIGITDTLAETPLDNQQASFVEILQRANHQLMTIINDILDLSKVEAGEMELRPLPFNLQRLLDELEAVLGFRAKEKGLKLSLAIDPDVEEYFVGDADRLRQVLMNLLNNSLKFTNNGEISLQVSVNRTVHKGNLLFCVTDTGIGISKQKFKDIFQPFTQADTTTTRKYGGTGLGLSITKNIVQMMNGHIWFESQPGQGTSFFFTISVPSTTERKTTMHNPWQGRYQLTDVNHNISSSRRRILVVDDVEDNRHLFGIYLQKTAHAVSYASGGLEAVEMVAKEHYDIIFMDVQMPGMDGYEATRRIRDMEIQMNRTPAKIFACTANAFQEDVRKSLSAGCDLHLSKPVRKDTMLKAISSCFNDAQEAIY, from the coding sequence ATGACTCATTCTGTTTATGAGGCTCTACTAAATTCAAATGCGGTGATCGAGTTCGACAACCAGGGATACATACTCTGGGCCAACCCGAACTTCCTGAATCTCATGGAGTATGAACTCGATGAGATCGAAGGACGTCATCACTCAATATTCCTGCCGGAGTTTCACCAACACGAGCTGGAATATCAAGAAATGTGGAACCAACTTGCTGAAGGACATGCACAAGCGGGAGAGTTCAAACGACTTACCAAGAAAAACCGCGAAGTCTGGATTCAAGGATCTTACACTCCGGTAAGAAATCTGCAGGGAGAGATTTCAAAGATTGTTAAAATGGCCGTCGATATCACGGAAAAGAAAAGTCTGGCTGACAATCTGGAAAAGAAAAACAAAGAGCTTCTGGGGGCCGCCACCAAGGCCAAAGCGGCCACGGATGCCAAGACGGTGTTTCTGGCAAACATGAGTCACGAGATCCGCACACCTTTAAATTCCATCATCGGCATCACCGACACTCTGGCCGAGACACCGTTGGACAATCAACAGGCCTCTTTCGTGGAGATCCTTCAGCGCGCCAACCATCAACTGATGACCATCATCAATGACATCTTGGATCTTTCCAAGGTGGAGGCCGGCGAAATGGAACTTCGCCCGCTGCCATTCAATCTGCAGCGCCTGCTGGATGAACTCGAGGCTGTCCTGGGCTTCCGGGCCAAAGAAAAAGGCCTGAAGCTTTCCCTGGCTATCGATCCCGATGTGGAAGAGTACTTCGTCGGCGATGCCGATCGCCTGCGCCAGGTGCTGATGAACCTGCTGAACAACTCACTCAAGTTCACCAACAACGGTGAAATCTCGTTGCAAGTTTCGGTCAATCGCACGGTTCACAAAGGAAATCTGCTGTTCTGTGTGACCGATACGGGCATCGGCATTTCCAAACAAAAATTCAAAGACATCTTTCAGCCCTTCACTCAAGCCGACACCACCACGACCCGCAAATATGGCGGCACGGGTCTGGGACTTTCCATCACCAAAAATATCGTGCAGATGATGAACGGCCACATCTGGTTTGAGTCCCAGCCGGGCCAGGGCACTTCATTCTTCTTCACAATTTCAGTGCCGTCCACAACGGAACGGAAAACAACCATGCACAATCCTTGGCAGGGCCGCTATCAACTTACGGACGTCAATCACAATATTTCCAGCAGCCGCCGGCGCATTCTGGTTGTTGATGATGTTGAGGACAACCGCCATCTGTTCGGCATCTATCTGCAAAAAACCGCTCATGCGGTCAGCTATGCCAGCGGCGGATTAGAAGCTGTCGAAATGGTCGCCAAAGAACACTACGACATCATCTTTATGGATGTGCAGATGCCGGGCATGGATGGTTATGAAGCCACTCGGCGCATCCGAGACATGGAAATCCAGATGAATCGCACTCCGGCAAAAATCTTTGCCTGCACAGCAAACGCCTTCCAGGAGGACGTCAGAAAAAGTCTTTCTGCCGGCTGTGATCTGCACCTTTCCAAACCCGTGCGCAAAGACACCATGCTAAAGGCAATCTCGTCCTGCTTTAACGACGCCCAGGAAGCTATTTACTGA
- a CDS encoding alpha/beta fold hydrolase translates to MKIMNTVVFALILGASMASRLEAQAQVSLNIPSESTYESGKSLCQKTYASLIAHEKGFYVRVPVDYSRPERGMTEVYSYFHRGFDPSKETLIYFTGGPGQTSHWGLFRNPVPYNVLIMEHRGVGCSRPDTRSMFLDPSYYSSENVARDAEVVRQHLMINQWTVYGISYGTVPATMYASLFPQNTRAAILEGVVYDGGLLLWDAPHRRKLLQRMLNSLSPSLMARLESVSAVHGIPDTWLSRQARTQLMYNDGVKKLKKRLELLTDDKVFKDFLTEVRKSYEPITYTPHILFASNDIAYMMISCQELGMANPEVSIEDSFIKGQLVRKVDTESLKQCARLRAKGDKIYRAENYPVKVPVTYFQGSDDGATAAPEGVRHYKNVPVGFKQLAILVRGGHNPNLELILYENPQQLQIFDYAMKGLPIPKTLYSEMKKASGHFWAYTSN, encoded by the coding sequence ATGAAAATCATGAACACAGTGGTATTTGCCCTGATTCTGGGTGCGAGCATGGCTTCGCGCCTTGAGGCTCAGGCCCAAGTTTCTTTGAATATTCCTTCTGAATCGACTTATGAATCAGGCAAATCCCTTTGCCAGAAAACCTATGCGTCTTTGATAGCCCATGAAAAAGGGTTCTATGTCCGAGTCCCCGTGGACTATTCCCGCCCGGAGCGGGGCATGACTGAGGTTTATTCTTATTTCCACCGCGGGTTTGATCCCAGCAAAGAAACTTTGATCTATTTCACCGGCGGTCCCGGGCAAACCTCACATTGGGGTTTGTTCCGCAATCCGGTGCCTTACAATGTTCTGATCATGGAGCACCGGGGGGTGGGGTGCTCGCGCCCGGACACGCGATCGATGTTCCTGGATCCATCTTATTATTCCTCTGAAAATGTCGCTCGCGACGCCGAGGTGGTTCGTCAGCACCTGATGATCAATCAATGGACCGTCTATGGAATTTCTTACGGGACGGTTCCGGCGACGATGTATGCTTCGCTGTTCCCGCAAAACACTCGCGCGGCTATTTTGGAAGGTGTCGTTTATGACGGCGGCTTGCTGCTTTGGGATGCACCTCATCGTCGCAAGCTGTTGCAGAGGATGCTGAATTCGTTGTCGCCGTCTTTGATGGCAAGACTGGAAAGTGTTTCTGCGGTTCATGGCATTCCCGACACATGGCTGTCACGTCAGGCGCGCACACAGTTGATGTACAATGATGGCGTGAAAAAACTGAAAAAGCGCCTGGAGCTTTTAACTGACGACAAGGTCTTCAAAGATTTTCTGACCGAGGTTCGCAAAAGCTATGAACCCATCACATACACTCCGCACATTCTGTTTGCCTCCAATGACATCGCTTACATGATGATTTCCTGTCAGGAATTGGGGATGGCGAATCCGGAAGTCAGTATCGAGGATTCCTTTATCAAAGGGCAGTTGGTTCGCAAGGTCGATACTGAGTCGTTGAAACAATGCGCACGTCTTCGCGCCAAAGGTGACAAAATCTATCGGGCCGAAAACTATCCGGTGAAAGTGCCGGTCACGTATTTCCAGGGATCTGACGACGGCGCCACGGCGGCACCGGAAGGTGTTCGTCACTATAAGAATGTTCCGGTGGGATTTAAGCAGCTGGCGATTCTGGTGCGTGGTGGGCACAATCCGAATCTGGAACTGATCCTGTACGAAAATCCACAACAATTGCAGATCTTTGATTATGCGATGAAGGGTTTGCCAATTCCCAAGACTCTTTATTCTGAAATGAAAAAAGCCAGCGGCCATTTCTGGGCTTACACTTCCAACTGA
- a CDS encoding fibronectin type III domain-containing protein has product MKILVSLFAFAMTLTLTSASLAEEAHGGGGHGGGHGGLTEKMNSLFPQPKADPAKNEVPAKPELVSPAYYTSVKADKTTLTWKSVAGADEYHVQVATDPNFKWLVANEYAVKGTTFEATGLEAGKHYFWRVAAVKSTNWSTFRKSYFAMSMFETPAAK; this is encoded by the coding sequence ATGAAGATCTTGGTATCTCTATTCGCGTTCGCTATGACTTTGACTCTTACTTCTGCTTCTTTGGCTGAAGAGGCTCATGGTGGTGGTGGTCACGGCGGCGGCCACGGTGGTTTGACTGAAAAGATGAACTCCCTGTTCCCACAGCCAAAAGCCGATCCTGCGAAAAACGAAGTTCCCGCAAAACCAGAACTTGTGAGTCCGGCTTATTACACTTCCGTTAAAGCTGATAAAACAACTTTGACTTGGAAATCAGTTGCTGGCGCGGACGAGTACCATGTTCAAGTGGCTACAGATCCTAACTTCAAATGGCTGGTGGCAAACGAGTACGCTGTTAAAGGCACGACGTTCGAAGCAACAGGCCTGGAAGCTGGCAAACACTACTTCTGGAGAGTCGCGGCTGTGAAATCCACAAACTGGAGCACCTTCCGCAAAAGCTACTTTGCAATGTCCATGTTCGAAACACCGGCTGCAAAGTAA